A window from Amblyomma americanum isolate KBUSLIRL-KWMA chromosome 7, ASM5285725v1, whole genome shotgun sequence encodes these proteins:
- the LOC144097729 gene encoding uncharacterized protein LOC144097729: MIADDPTPGFAVRSDQQRHLSGSDWVEKAPFLTQFLARTYLERNEMPPFGFHWINGSKDVDLCELRKSGMVALLSSNECGVTVELARKARQANLPFFAVLNHGCTRDQVLREAYGNGSSRVGKESATMDEEPPGVLLVPYFEDSDVHIVLSKMAAMRVSEALVVYDHVFATFGLKIFADKAQSLNLTMAFVPLEGKRAHVKEMINCTLQRLAKMNSFFTSFVMLVFANFTTGEELEVELIEEGVIDPNMRMLLFYNGWDKSLGRWYYQHETRYPYEKLIYVITRAYIKETREIMKKTSANWGAPDHVFNFPDISTLVFLHYVLEYMSSRAHELPEAAGCGSPMDDFLQGMQQNVTDEAKRLTIHSSTASYRTFFMAPVTSKEYRLKHMETWKRNGTTFESARLLNEVDAYLKNRTINMALLEYPPYAVYEKTPQGQLRVTGTFLRLMDYIKHMYGFK; this comes from the exons GCTTCGCTGTGCGATCTGACCAGCAGCGCCACCTTTCAGGGAGCGACTGGGTCGAGAAGGCCCCGTTCCTGACCCAGTTCCTGGCGAGAACCTACTTGGAGCGAAACGAGATGCCGCCGTTTGGCTTTCACTGGATAAACGGCTCCAAAGACGTCGACC TGTGCGAACTTCGTAAGAGTGGGATGGTGGCTCTGCTTTCGTCCAACGAGTGTGGAGTGACGGTGGAACTGGCCAGAAAGGCGCGACAGGCCAACCTGCCTTTCTTTGCTGTGCTCAACCACGGCTGCACCCGAGACCAAGTGCTTCGTGAAGCctacggcaacggcagcagccgcGTTGGGAAGGAGTCTGCAACCATGGACGAAGAACCACCCGGCGTCTTACTGGTGCCCTACTTCGAGGACTCTGACGTCCACATTGTCCTGTCCAAGATGGCTGCCATGCGCGTGAGCGAGGCGCTCGTCGTCTACGACCACGTATTCG CCACATTCGGTTTGAAGATTTTCGCCGACAAGGCGCAAAGCCTCAACCTGACGATGGCCTTTGTACCGCTGGAAGGGAAAAGGGCCCATGTCAAGGAAATGATCAACTGTACGCTGCAGCGACTCGCAAAAATGAACAGCTTTTTCACATCGTTCGTCATGCTCGTCTTCGCAAATTttaccaccggcgaagagctggaGGTTGAG CTCATCGAAGAAGGAGTTATTGACCCAAACATGCGGATGCTGCTCTTCTACAATGGCTGGGATAAAAGCCTCGGACGCTGGTACTACCAGCACGAGACACGCTACCCGTATGAGAAGCTGATATACGTCATCACGCGCGCATACATTAAAGAAACCAGGGAAATCATGAAGAAAACCAGCGCCAACTGGGGAGCCCCCGACCACGTG TTCAACTTCCCGGACATTTCCACTCTGGTGTTCCTGCACTATGTCCTCGAGTACATGTCCAGCAGAGCCCACGAGTTACCAGAAGCCGCAGGCTGCGGCTCGCCCATGGACGACTTCCTGCAGGGCATGCAGCAGAATGTGACG GACGAGGCCAAGCGACTGACGATTCACAGCAGCACGGCCAGCTATCGAACCTTCTTTATGGCACCCGTCACATCGAAGGAATACAGGCTCAAGCACATGGAGACCTGGAAGCGAAATGGCACCACTTTTGAAAGCGCGCGCCTGCTCAACGAAGTGGATGCATACCTGAAGAACCGCACGATCAACATGGCCTTGCTGGAG TATCCACCGTACGCTGTCTACGAGAAGACACCTCAGGGCCAGCTCAGAGTAACCGGCACGTTCCTGAGACTCATGGATTACATCAAACACATGTATGGATTCAAGTGA